From the Calliopsis andreniformis isolate RMS-2024a chromosome 4, iyCalAndr_principal, whole genome shotgun sequence genome, one window contains:
- the LOC143177736 gene encoding protein obstructor-E: MIASLVILLAALAVTQGAFNCPNKDGQYEDPKQCDKYYECVDGSATEKLCPDGLVFDPLNRKVNKCDHVFNVDCGERLELQPPQPTKKCPRRNGFFAHPEPSVCNVFYNCIDGEAIEITCTTGLHFDEYSGTCVWPDSAGREGCGVVDKKLKDGFECPKESQVDTRGMVVDHPKFAHPEDCQKFYVCLNGVTPREQGCSDGTVYNEEQQRCDAPENVPGCEDWYKDDDKKP; encoded by the exons ATGATCGCGTCCCTTGTTATCCTTTTGGCTGCGTTGGCCGTCACGC AGGGTGCGTTCAATTGCCCGAATAAGGACGGTCAGTATGAGGACCCAAAACAGTGTGACAAATATTACGAATGTGTCGATGGGTCTGCCACGGAGAAACTTTGCCCAGATGGACTCGTTTTCGATCCTCTGAATCGCAAAGTTAATAAATGCGACCACGTTTTTAATGTGGACTGCGGGGAACGTCTCGAACTAC AGCCACCGCAACCGACGAAGAAATGCCCACGAAGGAATGGCTTCTTCGCCCATCCAGAACCATCCGTCTGCAACGTCTTCTACAACTGCATAGACGGCGAGGCCATTGAGATCACGTGCACCACGGGCCTGCACTTCGACGAGTACAGTGGAACCTGTGTCTGGCCAGACAGCGCTGGTCGCGAG GGATGTGGAGTGGTGGATAAGAAGTTGAAAGATGGATTTGAGTGCCCGAAGGAGAGCCAGGTTGACACTAGAGGAATGGTTGTGGATCATCCGAAATTCGCTCATCCAGAGGACTGTCAGAAATTCTATGTCTGTCTTAATGGCGTGACTCCGCGTGAACAGGGCTGCAGCGATGGTACTGTTTATAACGAGGAGCAGCAGAGATGCGACGCCCCAGAGAATGTTCCCGGCTG TGAGGATTGGTATAAAGACGACGATAAGAAGCCATAA
- the Cpap3-b gene encoding cuticular protein analogous to peritrophins 3-B: MKTEVFCLLFCLGAVTALTRKQEAAEQNRRKAALPALQKKQQVASVEQEYEDEEELSDQCPEPNGYFPDAEQCDKYYDCRDGKITEKLCPDGLVFNDFSPQHEKCDLPFGIDCSKRPKLQKPQPSAHCPRMHGYFAHENPQICNTFYYCVEGKFNMITCPDGLVFSEKTGICNWPDEAQKKGCGSRELFNFTCPKVDESIAATHPRYPDTEDCQYFYVCVNGEIPRRSGCKLGQAFDERTGKCDWARKIPECKDWYKGQLTDEELDALENPPPKPKPTGGQSRRKNTKQT, from the exons ATGAAGACGGAGGTATTTTGTCTGCTGTTCTGTCTCG GCGCTGTCACCGCCTTAACGAGGAAACAAGAGGCAGCCGAGCAGAATCGTCGGAAAGCAGCTTTGCCAGCGTTGCAGAAAAAGCAGCAGGTCGCGTCCGTGGAGCAGGAGTACGAGGACGAAGAGGAACTTTCAGACCAGTGTCCCGAACCCAATGGTTACTTCCCTGACGCGGAACAGTGTGACAAATATTACGACTGTCGCGATGGCAAAATCACTGAGAAGCTGTGCCCCGATGGTCTTGTCTTCaatgacttcagtcctcaacacgaaAAGTGTGACCTGCCGTTTGGCATCGACTGCTCGAAGAGGCCCAAGCTAC AGAAGCCACAACCGTCAGCACATTGTCCAAGAATGCACGGCTACTTCGCTCACGAGAATCCTCAAATATGCAACACATTCTACTACTGCGTGGAAGGAAAGTTCAATATGATCACCTGTCCAGATGGATTAGTCTTTTCTGAGAAGACTGGTATTTGCAATTGGCCTGACGAGGCACAGAAGAAGGGTTGTGGCTCTAGGGAGCTTTTCAACTTCACTTGTCCAAAGGTTGACGAATCTATTGCTGCTACGCACCCTCGGTACCCTGACACTGAAGATTGTCAGTACTTCTACGTTTGTGTGAACGGCGAAATACCCAGGAGAAGTGGATGCAAATTGGGACAAGCCTTCGATGAACGCACTGGCAAGTGTGACTGGGCCAGGAAGATACCTGAATG CAAAGACTGGTACAAAGGACAACTAACTGACGAGGAATTGGACGCCTTGGAGAATCCTCCGCCGAAACCGAAGCCCACTGGAGGGCAAAGCAGAAGGAAAAACACCAAACAGACATAG
- the LOC143178329 gene encoding uncharacterized protein LOC143178329, giving the protein MVYAADGMPQMICNMCRWNLDRSYKFKLQCKKADEALRAYPLSGVLPRPFPPIPNDPPETNNKRLLEQKPQNETAKKPRVDNGDRERRETRERERERERERERERERDRERDRERDRERERERDRERDRERDRDRDRERERDRDRPVEKQREKEDQHDFYEEEQDAGSEGDQDTTSMKEERKLEPGEIRVHACDQCDRTFPLRQALALHIQRAHRDRNYKCTECDRMFFSKYDLGKHMTTHSEEKPFSCPICNKQFSRANLLQRHEKVHRGELRYGCQHCDREFFTTEELEKHEDSVHKKEKPFQCNICNKRFTYKQGLERHEVLHNEDKTFVCEYCKEAFRTSTKLARHLTTHAGHRPYLCKLCPRSFLLSHHLTRHMRTHSVEKRHVCEDCGKAFKRKESLEVHQLTHTKRTGMGLTCDVCQESCRNRADYVTHIKQHIEAGEKMGPDGLQPDNKTKLDLDSDEEEEEEPYSDGDDDYEPPPYIIKKLPQPNKPSESDEEHDRSEKEENQKEQVVYVRRKDGNMIKKTIKTLMPIQRRDVQDTKSSPPSNQSQSNVKTPQPKQNEESSKSSRVDETEAQVQKIVASVFKEHKIPLKHQNVTQEQGKETPTSTNQTKSQQAQSSLQNQASTKDDKAEIPAQVSNTPKAVNTIKVIKRIVVRKPSGTTETTTTPVTKEGDSTSTSTQASSTGHKVTKRVIVRRIIRQGDTTRELIMNPDGTIIDPAELAKLPTGNVVKRVVVKKPLDKHSNLVQAVLQSSTEQRQPSNTAKSTDTILSESPKFELKTSQSTIASSSTTKTPVTTVQKTVLGGDQETKEKLEQLEKRVEQQRLKIKELEARNQQEYEPMEELSPERHDESEDEQQLPLKRVFVKKKQSMYDEEQEYNDNDVTTTTPVTSTPMTAAPITTTTTTTPVMIAKEDVQPEPEKGTEKTELEKKQIENIQKEPPITPKSTPTIRREGKQPLITSSKVYGNKKIIVVKTEETSEVEEMSRELCSILDSAESVVKMQETVLSNLTQISSIGETSQKTDDKQKSDTSNIDDESMKDDSVAETSSQSQDINIKLEEPISMDVEEEPNIKVEEMAEEHSIEQSEQNTSLALDEQDLSESADIFEPSENVLDVQKSQLSDSVIELDHTNHTISLNDTNDSQDSLEDKLQQMEG; this is encoded by the exons ATG GTGTATGCAGCAGATGGAATGCCACAAATGATATGCAATATGTGCCGCTGGAACCTTGATCGCTCGTACAAGTTTAAACTTCAGTGCAAAAAAGCAGATGAGGCCCTGCGAGCTTATCCATTGTCTGGTGTGTTGCCAAGACCATTTCCACCAATTCCTAATGATCCTCCAGAAACAAATAATAAACGACTTCTAGAACAGAAACCTCAAAATGAGACAGCAAAAAAGCCTAGAGTTGATAATGGTGATAGAGAAAGACGTGAAACACGAGaacgagagagagaaagggaaagggaaagagaaagagaaagggaaAGGGACAGAGAAAGGGATAGGGAAAGGGATAGAGAgagggaaagagaaagagatagagaaagggacagagaaagagatagagatagagatcgagaaagagagagagacagagatagACCAGTGGAGAAGCAAAGAGAAAAGGAAGATCAACATGACTTTTACGAAGAAGAACAAGATGCTGGCAGTGAAGGAGATCAAGATACAACTAGCATGAAAGAAGAACGAAAATTGGAACCAGGTGAGATAAGAGTACATGCTTGTGATCAGTGTGATCGAACATTCCCCCTGCGTCAGGCTCTTGCTCTTCATATTCAAAGAGCTCATCGTGATCGTAACTACAAATGCACTGAATGTGATCGTATGTTCTTTTCTAAATATGATCTTGGAAAACATATGACAACTCATTCAGAAGAAAAGCCTTTCTCCTGCCCAATTTGTAACAAACAGTTTTCAAGAGCGAATTTATTACAACGTCATGAAAAAGTTCATAGAGGTGAATTACGGTATGGATGTCAACATTGTGATCGTGAATTCTTTACAACTGAAGAATTAGAAAAACACGAGGATTCTGTGCACAAGAAAGAAAAACCTTTCCAAtgtaatatttgcaacaaaCGTTTTACGTATAAACAGGGTTTAGAACGTCATGAAGTTTTACATAACGAAGATAAAACTTTTGTTTGTGAGTATTGCAAGGAAGCATTCCGTACGAGTACAAAGTTAGCTCGTCACCTAACTACTCATGCTGGACATAGACCATATTTATGCAAACTTTGTCCTCGTTCCTTCCTCTTGTCCCACCATTTAACTAGACATATGCGAACACATTCTGTAGAAAAACGTCATGTTTGTGAAGATTGTGGTAAAGCATTCAAGCGTAAAGAGAGCTTGGAGGTACATCAGTTAACGCACACAAAACGCACAGGTATGGGACTAACTTGTGATGTCTGTCAGGAGTCTTGCAGAAATAGAGCAGATTATGTTACTCATATAAAGCAGCATATTGAGGCAGGCGAAAAAATGGGACCAGATGGATTACAACCAGACAATAAAACAAAATTGGATCTAGATTCtgatgaagaagaagaagaagaaccaTATTCAGATGGAGATGATGATTACGAACCACCACCATATATTATAAAGAAACTTCCACAACCAAATAAACCATCAGAGAGTGATGAAGAACATGATAGATCAGAGAAAGAAGAAAATCAAAAAGAGCAAGTAGTATATGTCAGACGTAAAGATGGAAATATGATTAAAAAGACAATTAAGACTCTAATGCCCATTCAACGTAGAGATGTACAAGATACAAAATCGAGTCCTCCTAGCAATCAGTCTCAATCTAATGTAAAAACTCCACAACCTAAGCAAAATGAGGAATCTTCGAAGTCTTCCCGCGTGGATGAAACAGAAGCACAGGTTCAAAAGATTGTAGCATCTGTGTTTAAAGAACATAAAATTCCATTAAAACATCAAAATGTTACTCAAGAACAAGGTAAAGAAACACCAACTTCTACTAATCAAACTAAATCACAACAAGCACAGAGTAGTTTACAAAATCAAGCTTCTACAAAAGATGACAAAGCAGAAATACCTGCTCAAGTCAGTAACACACCAAAAGCTGTAAATACAATCAAAGTAATAAAAAGAATTGTTGTAAGGAAACCCAGTGGGACTACTGAAACTACAACTACACCTGTAACAAAAGAAGGAGACTCGACGAGTACGTCCACACAAGCAAGTAGTACAGGGCATAAAGTTACAAAAAGAGTAATTGTTCGTAGAATTATTCGACAAGGTGATACTACAAGGGAACTCATTATGAATCCTGATGGCACAATAATAGATCCAGCGGAACTAGCAAAATTACCGACGGGTAACGTTGTGAAAAGAGTAGTTGTGAAAAAGCCCCTTGATAAACATTCAAACCTTGTCCAAGCTGTCTTACAGTCATCGACAGAGCAACGACAACCTTCGAACACGGCAAAAAGTACTGATACTATATTAAGTGAATCTCCAAAATTTGAACTAAAAACGTCTCAGTCTACAATTGCATCGTCATCGACAACGAAAACGCCTGTAACAACAGTTCAAAAAACTGTATTAGGAGGAGATCAAGAGACTAAGGAAAAATTAGAACAGCTGGAGAAAAGAGTAGAACAACAACGTTTAAAAATCAAAGAATTAGAAGCACGCAATCAACAAGAGTATGAACCTATGGAAGAATTATCGCCAGAACGTCATGATGAATCCGAAGATGAACAGCAATTACCATTGAAGAGAGTATTTGTAAAGAAAAAGCAAAGTATGTATGATGAAGAACAAGAATATAACGATAATGATGTGACAACAACAACTCCTGTAACATCAACCCCTATGACAGCGGCacctataaccacaacaactacAACAACTCCTGTAATGATAGCAAAGGAAGACGTTCAACCTGAACCAGAAAAAGGAACAGAAAAGACTGAATTAGAGAAAAAACAAATCGAAAATATACAAAAAGAACCTCCTATAACACCAAAGTCAACGCCTACGATTAGAAGGGAAGGTAAGCAGCCATTGATAACTAGCTCCAAAGTTTATGGAAACAAGAAAATTATAGTTGTAAAAACAGAAGAAACATCAGAAGTAGAAGAAATGAGTCGAGAATTATGTAGTATATTAGATTCAGCTGAATCTGTTGTCAAAATGCAGGAGACTGTTTTAAGTAATCTTACTCAGATATCTTCTATTGGAGAAACTTCTCAGAAAACAGATGATAAACAAAAATCAGATACTAGTAACATAGATGATGAATCAATGAAAGATGATTCCGTTGCTGAAACTAGTTCTCAGTCCCAAgacataaatattaaattggAAGAACCTATTTCAATGGATGTAGAGGAAGAACCAAACATAAAAGTAGAAGAAATGGCGGAAGAACACTCTATTGAACAATCTGAACAAAATACAAGTTTGGCTTTAGATGAACAAGATCTTTCAGAATCTGCAGATATTTTTGAACCCTCAGAAAATGTGTTAGATGTTCAAAAAAGTCAGCTGAGTGATTCTGTAATAGAActtgatcatactaatcatacaaTCAGCTTAAATGATACTAACGACAGTCAAGATAGTCTCGAAGATAAACTTCAACAAATGGAAGGGTAA
- the LOC143178330 gene encoding sodium/potassium-transporting ATPase subunit alpha gives MKLSGSDSVRQNRQTRLERSGAGLFSMFSCLPSVQTPTKTRTHASLTSFCPPNTSSASCIRVLAHRENNCDKNVSLINQNSKKQRRANLESLRRDIETDVHVQPVNDLLQSLRTDAVRGLSTTAARDRLNKSGLNALTPPKKTSSSLKFLRRCFGGFSMLIWLGALLCFCNYILEHETLGEASNEHLGLGIVLIALILITAMFSHYQESKSSRIMESFQQMLPQKTKVLRDSEKKELCVAELVVGDIVLLETGDRVPADIRILECQGLKVDNASITGESIPLLRTANVHPTTSIIEAKNMVFFSTDIVEGSGKGVVVACGDQTVMGRVAKLTSKLMPRPTPLSREINRFMKIISSWAIFLGFLFFTLSIAMGYDWIDSIVFLIGIIVANVPEGLIATMTVSLTLTAKRMASKNCLVKHLEAIETLGCTAVICSDKTGTLTQNKMTVRHMWYNGELREVMASDTWRKYLKNPGFNNLAKVASLCNRAEWAPLDQDVPVPPISKRKILGDASDAALLKCMEVLVRGGVDAYRKNCKKVFEIPFNSTDKFQANVHLCARKHFVSFKGAPEKVLERCSTVAFGNETRELNDQIKNAYTESCYILANNGERVLGFADLDLPVAAFPLGYVFKEDPPNFPLRNLRLIGLISMMDPPRPTVPDAVYKCRCAGIKVIMVTGDHPDTAKAIAKYVGIITDEDILDNDNNDNTDTNGRERSIVVTGMELRDLQSGELDGIIRKYPEIVFARTSPVQKLQIVESCQRLHLITAVTGDGVNDSPALKKADIGIAMGIAGSDVSREVADMILLNDDFASIITGIEEGRRLFDNLKSSIAYTLASNVPEITPFLAFIVLGIPLPVGVICVLCIDLGTDMWPAISLAYEKSESDIMFRKPRIPHMDHLVSRRLIFMAYGQIGIIEACAGFFTYFVVMAEHGFLPDRLLDLRSLWDSIVVNDLKDSFGQEWTYEQRKILEYTCHTAFFVSIVIVQAADVMICKTRRNSLFQQGMNNWVLNIGILVEIAVACIVCYAPYMDEILRTYPLKFEWWLPGVPYAVIILVYDELRKLWIRKNPGGWWERETCY, from the exons ATGAAGCTGAGCGGCTCCGATTCCGTCAGGCAAAATCGACAGACTCGTCTGGAACGAAGCGGCGCCGGCCTGTTCTCCATGTTTTCCTGCCTACCGTCCGTTCAGACACCCACGAAGACACGCACTCACGCGTCTCTCACGTCGTTCTGCCCCCCCAACACCTCTTCCGCGTCGTGTATCCGGGTTTTAGCGCACCGTGAAAACAATTGCGACAAGAATGTATCGCTCATTAATCAGAATTCTAAAAAACAACGCCGAGC TAATCTAGAATCTCTACGTCGTGATATCGAAACAGACGTTCACGTCCAACCAGTGAACGATTTATTGCAAAGCTTAAGAACTGATGCAGTACGAGGTTTATCTACAACTGCTGCGCGTGATCGTTTAAACAAAAGTGGCCTGAATGCATTGACGCCGCCAAAAAAGACTTCCAGCAGTCTAAAGTTCTTGCGTCGATGCTTTGGAGGATTCTCTATGCTCATCTGG CTGGGTGCTCTGCTATGTTTCTGCAATTACATCCTCGAACACGAGACCCTCGGTGAGGCTTCCAACGAACATTTGGGGCTCGGTATCGTGCTGATTGCTTTGATCTTAATCACGGCCATGTTCAGTCATTATCAAGAATCGAAAAGTTCTCGTATTATGGAATCGTTTCAGCAGATGTTGCCACAAAAGACGAAAGTCCTGAGGGATAGCGAGAAGAAGGAACTTTGCGTGGCTGAATTGGTAGTTGGGGACATTGTCCTTTTGGAAACCGGTGACCGAGTACCCGCTGACATTAGGATCCTGGAATGTCAAG GTCTCAAGGTCGATAACGCTTCAATAACTGGAGAATCGATTCCACTCCTGAGAACCGCCAACGTTCATCCAACGACTAGCATCATCGAAGCTAAGAATATGGTCTTTTTTTCCACTGACATAGTAGAAG GAAGCGGGAAAGGAGTAGTAGTTGCTTGTGGCGATCAAACCGTGATGGGCCGAGTTGCTAAACTGACGTCTAAATTGATGCCGAGACCGACGCCGCTTTCCCGCGAAATAAATCGTTTCATGAAAATAATATCGTCCTGGGCGATTTTCCTTGGATTCCTCTTCTTCACTCTTTCCATCGCCATGGGTTACGACTGGATCGATTCGATCGTGTTTCTGATCGGTATTATAGTGGCGAACGTGCCAGAAGGCTTAATAGCAACGATGACGGTCAGCCTCACTCTAACGGCTAAGAGAATGGCAAGCAAAAATTGTCTGGTGAAACATCTCGAAGCTATTGAGACATTAGGATGCACTGCTGTTATTTGCAGCGACAAAACAGGAACGCTCACTCAGAACAAAATGACG GTTCGACATATGTGGTACAACGGTGAACTACGCGAGGTGATGGCTTCCGATACGtggagaaaatatttaaaaaatcctGGATTTAATAATTTAGCCAAAGTTGCTAGTCTGTGTAATCGAGCCGAATGGGCGCCCCTAGATCAAGATGTGCCAGTGCCGCCCATTAGCAAAAGAAAAATTTTAGGAGATGCCTCTGACGCTGCTTTGCTAAAATGTATGGAGGTTCTTGTAAGAGGAGGTGTAGACGCCtatagaaaaaattgtaagaag GTATTTGAAATACCATTCAATTCCACGGATAAGTTTCAAGCTAACGTGCACTTGTGCGCTAGGAAGCATTTCGTGTCTTTTAAGGGAGCACCCGAAAAAGTATTGGAACGATGCTCCACAGTAGCGTTCGGTAACGAGACCAGAGAGCTGAATGATCAGATCAAGAATGCTTATACGGAATCTTGTTATATTCTTGCGAACAATGGCGAACGGGTACTCGGTTTTGCTGATCTTGATCTCCCTGTGGCTGCTTTCCCGCTTGGTTACGTCTTTAAGGAGGACCCTCCGAACTTTCCTCTCCGCAATTTGAGACTA ATCGGCTTGATCTCGATGATGGATCCCCCGAGGCCAACAGTACCAGACGCAGTGTACAAGTGTCGTTGCGCTGGAATCAAGGTGATCATGGTGACTGGTGATCACCCTGACACAGCGAAAGCGATCGCAAAATACGTCGGCATCATCACCGATGAGGATATTTTGGACAACGATAACAATGACAACACTGACACGAACGGGAGGGAACGTTCGATCGTGGTAACAGGGATGGAGCTACGAGACCTTCAATCGGGAGAACTCGATGGTATCATAAGAAAGTATCCTGAGATCGTGTTTGCGAGGACATCTCCTGTGCAAAAGCTTCAGATTGTTGAGAGTTGTCAACGACTGCACTTGATTACCGCGGTCACTGGCGATGGAGTTAATGATTCGCCAGCATTGAAGAAGGCTGACATTGGAATCGCTATGGGTATAGCAG GATCAGACGTAAGCAGAGAGGTTGCAGACATGATCTTACTAAACGATGACTTTGCCTCAATAATTACTGGGATCGAAGAAGGTCGAAGACTCTTTGACAACTTGAAGTCCAGTATCGCGTACACTTTGGCTAGTAACGTCCCAGAGATAACACCTTTCTTGGCGTTCATCGTTCTTGGGATTCCTCTACCTGTAGGCGTGATATGTGTATTGTGCATAGATCTTGGCACAGATATGTGGCCTGCTATTTCGTTGGCTTATGAGAAGTCTGAATCTGACATCATGTTCAG AAAACCTCGAATACCTCACATGGATCATCTCGTAAGTCGTCGATTAATCTTCATGGCTTATGGACAGATTGGTATAATCGAAGCCTGTGCAGGTTTTTTCACATATTTCGTGGTAATGGCCGAACACGGTTTCCTACCTGACAGACTGCTAGATCTGCGATCTCTGTGGGACAGTATCGTCGTGAACGACTTGAAAGACAGTTTTGGCCAAGAATGGACGTACGAACAACGCAAGATTCTTGAATACACTTGTCACACCGCTTTCTTCGTCAGTATAGTGATCGTTCAAGCAGCCGACGTCATGATTTGTAAAACTCGTCGGAACTCTCTTTTCCAGCAGGGCATGAATAATTGGGTCCTTAATATCGGCATACTTGTTGAGATAGCGGTGGCCTGCATAGTCTGCTACGCGCCGTACATGGATGAAATCCTCAGAACTTACCCACTGAAATTCGAGTGGTGGCTACCAGGTGTTCCATATGCTGTGATCATTTTGGTCTATGATGAACTCAGGAAGCTGTGGATAAGGAAAAATCCTGGAGGATGGTGGGAGCGAGAGACTTGTTATTAA